A region from the Benincasa hispida cultivar B227 chromosome 12, ASM972705v1, whole genome shotgun sequence genome encodes:
- the LOC120068591 gene encoding probable cinnamyl alcohol dehydrogenase 1, translating to MSSQNSAEDCLGWAARDSSGFLSPYKFTRRVPGDDDVSITITHCGICYADVIWTRNKLGDSKYPLVPGHEIAGIVKSVGLNVQRFKVGDHVGVGTYVNSCRQCEYCDDCQEVSCTSGSTLTFNSTDFDGTITKGGYSNYIVVHERYCYKIPDNYPLASAAPLLCAGITVYSPMIRHNMNQPGKSLGVIGLGGLGHLAVKFGKAFGLNVTVFSTSISKKEEALSVLGADKFVLSSDNEQMEALSKSLDFIIDAASGDHPFDPYMSTLKIGGVMVLVGFPSQVKFSPASLNLGMRTISGSVTGGTKVTQEMIDFCAAHGIYPNIEVIPIQYSNEAIGRVTKNDVKYRFVIDIEGSLK from the exons ATGAGCTCTCAGAATTCCGCTGAAGACTGTCTCGGTTGGGCCGCGAGAGATTCCTCTGGGTTTCTATCTCCTTACAAATTCACTCGTAG GGTTCCTGGAGATGATGATGTTTCAATTACAATAACACACTGCGGAATTTGTTATGCAGATGTAATATGGACAAGAAATAAATTAGGAGATTCAAAATATCCTTTGGTGCCTGG ACATGAGATTGCAGGAATTGTGAAATCTGTTGGCTTAAATGTTCAACGATTTAAAGTTGGAGATCATGTTGGGGTAGGAACTTATGTAAATTCTTGCAGACAATGCGAGTACTGTGACGATTGTCAAGAAGTTAGTTGCACGAGTGGATCAACTCTTACTTTTAATTCAACTGATTTTGACGGTACAATTACAAAGGGAGGATACTCCAACTACATAGTTGTTCATGAGAG ATACTGCTACAAAATACCTGACAATTATCCATTAGCTTCAGCTGCTCCTTTGCTTTGTGCTGGAATTACTGTTTATTCTCCCATGATTCGACATAATATGAATCAACCTGGTAAATCTCTTGGAGTGATTGGGCTTGGTGGTCTCGGCCACTTAGCTGTGAAGTTTGGGAAGGCTTTTGGACTGAATGTGACAGTTTTTAGCACTAGCATATCCAAGAAAGAAGAAGCCTTGAGCGTTCTTGGAGCAGACAAATTTGTTCTCTCATCTGACAATGAGCAAATGGAG GCCTTGTCTAAGTCTCTCGACTTTATTATTGATGCTGCATCTGGTGATCATCCATTTGATCCATACATGTCTACATTGAAGATTGGTGGGGTTATGGTTCTGGTAGGGTTTCCTTCTCAAGTCAAGTTTAGTCCTGCAAGCCTTAATTTGG GTATGAGAACCATTTCTGGTAGCGTGACTGGTGGCACTAAAGTGACCCAAGAAATGATCGATTTCTGTGCTGCTCATGGAATCTATCCAAACATAGAAGTGATTCCAATTCAGTACTCTAATGAAGCTATCGGAAGGGTAACGAAGAATGATGTGAAGTACCGATTTGTTATTGATATCGAAGGCTCTCTAAAATGA